Proteins co-encoded in one Metabacillus sp. KUDC1714 genomic window:
- a CDS encoding D-glycero-alpha-D-manno-heptose-1,7-bisphosphate 7-phosphatase, with amino-acid sequence MNRAVFLDRDGVINEVLSKRVKFVNKPEQMFLLEGVGEGIKLLNDAGFLVFVVTNQGGIGLGFMKEVMLVKVHEKMKNDIAEYGGKIDDIIYCPHKPHAGCACRKPEPEMLHRLAKKHQVSLKESFMVGDRDVDILAGRQAGTKTILIGDNEGLADFQFPSLYEAAKWLTNEK; translated from the coding sequence TTGAATAGAGCTGTTTTTCTTGATCGCGATGGTGTAATAAATGAAGTGCTAAGTAAAAGAGTTAAATTTGTTAATAAACCAGAGCAAATGTTTTTGCTTGAAGGTGTTGGAGAGGGGATTAAATTATTAAATGATGCTGGATTTTTAGTGTTTGTAGTGACTAATCAAGGTGGTATTGGTCTAGGGTTTATGAAGGAAGTGATGCTTGTTAAAGTACATGAAAAAATGAAAAATGATATCGCAGAGTACGGAGGGAAAATTGACGATATTATTTATTGTCCACACAAACCTCATGCTGGTTGTGCCTGTCGTAAACCAGAACCTGAAATGCTACATAGACTTGCAAAAAAGCATCAAGTTTCTCTAAAGGAGAGTTTCATGGTTGGTGATCGTGACGTTGACATATTAGCAGGAAGACAGGCTGGAACAAAAACGATATTAATTGGAGATAATGAAGGATTAGCGGATTTTCAATTTCCATCATTGTATGAGGCTGCAAAATGGTTAACGAATGAAAAGTAG
- a CDS encoding glycoside hydrolase family 13 protein, whose protein sequence is MKKTWWKEAVVYQVYWRSFYDSDGDGYGDLQGVLEKLDYIKKLGIDVIWLNPFYESPDRDNGYDISNYYEIMDKAGDMEIFKKLVSEIHSRGMKVIMDLVVNHTSDQHPWFIESKSSKDNPKRNWYIWQDPRNGKEPNNWRSYFAPSAWEYDEKTKQYYFHSFAVEQPDLNWQNPELRQEIYTMMRFWLDMGIDGFRMDVINLLAKQQAFPDAEDPANISYLANNPGIHEYLQDMNREVLQHYGGMTVGEIPFVTPEEGLLYVGEDRNELNTLFHFQVADEMTTWDMLRFKEIQNLWYQGLKGKGWNSQFLNNHDHTRQVTRYGNDSAYRIESAKLLATMIHTLPGTPYIYQGEEIGMTGVRFDSIDDYNDIAMKNKYKEEVGKGRDPKEVFDSLLLLSRDNSRTPMQWSNQNQAGFTNGTPWIKVNPNYIDINVEEALKDPNSVFYYYQKLITLRKKHDVMVYGDFTDLTAGDEHLYVYTRTLNETTWLIVLNHSNEPREYFLQKEHQATTKELIIANYDIDELELGASFIMQPHEARIYKIKR, encoded by the coding sequence ATTAAAAAAACATGGTGGAAAGAAGCGGTTGTCTATCAAGTATATTGGCGTAGCTTTTATGATTCTGATGGTGATGGGTATGGTGATTTACAAGGGGTTCTTGAAAAGTTAGATTATATTAAGAAGCTTGGAATTGATGTCATTTGGTTAAATCCATTTTATGAATCTCCAGATCGTGATAATGGTTATGATATTTCAAATTATTATGAAATTATGGATAAAGCTGGTGATATGGAGATTTTTAAAAAATTAGTAAGTGAGATCCATAGTCGTGGAATGAAGGTAATAATGGATTTAGTTGTTAACCATACTTCTGATCAACATCCTTGGTTTATCGAATCTAAATCTTCGAAAGATAATCCGAAGCGTAATTGGTATATTTGGCAAGATCCAAGGAACGGGAAAGAACCAAATAATTGGCGTTCTTACTTCGCACCATCAGCATGGGAATATGATGAAAAAACTAAACAATATTATTTTCATTCTTTTGCAGTAGAGCAGCCTGATTTAAATTGGCAAAATCCTGAGCTTCGTCAAGAAATCTATACGATGATGCGTTTTTGGCTAGATATGGGAATTGACGGATTTCGAATGGACGTCATTAATTTGTTAGCTAAGCAACAGGCCTTCCCAGATGCAGAAGACCCGGCTAATATTAGCTATCTTGCAAATAATCCTGGTATTCATGAATATCTTCAAGATATGAACAGAGAGGTTTTACAGCATTATGGTGGTATGACAGTTGGGGAAATTCCATTTGTTACGCCAGAGGAAGGCCTTTTATATGTTGGCGAAGATCGAAATGAGCTTAACACTTTGTTTCATTTCCAAGTAGCCGATGAAATGACAACATGGGATATGCTCAGATTTAAAGAAATTCAAAACCTTTGGTATCAAGGTTTAAAGGGTAAAGGTTGGAACTCTCAGTTTTTAAATAACCACGATCATACGAGACAAGTGACTCGATATGGAAATGACTCAGCATACCGAATTGAATCAGCAAAACTATTAGCGACAATGATTCATACACTTCCGGGAACTCCGTATATTTACCAAGGTGAGGAGATTGGGATGACAGGTGTACGCTTTGACTCAATAGATGATTATAATGATATTGCAATGAAAAATAAATACAAAGAAGAAGTGGGGAAAGGGAGAGATCCTAAAGAGGTGTTTGATAGTCTTCTCCTATTAAGCCGTGACAATTCAAGAACACCTATGCAGTGGAGTAATCAAAATCAGGCTGGTTTTACAAATGGAACTCCATGGATTAAAGTAAACCCTAATTATATAGATATAAATGTAGAAGAAGCTTTAAAGGATCCAAACTCAGTTTTCTATTACTATCAAAAGCTTATTACTTTAAGGAAGAAGCATGATGTAATGGTCTATGGAGATTTCACAGATTTAACAGCAGGAGATGAACACCTGTATGTTTATACTCGGACCTTAAATGAAACGACCTGGCTTATCGTATTGAACCACTCAAATGAACCACGAGAGTACTTTTTACAAAAAGAACATCAAGCTACAACAAAAGAATTAATCATAGCTAACTATGATATTGATGAACTGGAGTTAGGTGCTTCATTCATTATGCAGCCTCATGAAGCACGTATTTATAAAATAAAGCGATAG
- a CDS encoding DNA ligase D yields MLPTLHSEIPKGADWVYETKYDGFRAILTITNQTFDIISRNEKPLNHTFPEILAEIQQLHQKLEPFLPLTLDGEIVYLTSKHFSDFEQLQIRGRLKNKEKISEAATQFPCRYLAFDLLEFNGKSIQNEPLVTRKEQLQKLFKALNLKPIVDPSLSNLLQYVPYTPQYTDLWKEMRLDDGEGIIAKQLKSKWESGVRTKQWLKVKNYKHASLFISGYDKQNGYFHVAVLKSEEIIQVGVFSHGISSEEREALIKIVKENKRSETPSFVEIDPAIVVELQFLSLYKEQLREPSFSSFRFDKHPGECTWDQLLLSTAPIHEEVIFTHPDKPLWETMDIKKEQFLSYLYQISPLMLPFLKNRLLTVIRFPHGMFGEAFYQKNRPDYTPSFIKTKKHEDIEYIICNDLSTLLWLGNQLAFEYHIPFQTIDTEYPTEIVFDLDPPSKEYFSLAIKAATEMKKIFDQFGLKTFPKLSGNKGLQIHIPLSKNSLSYDETRVFTAFIAEFLVTSFPDDFTIERMKKNRGNRLYVDYIQHAEGKTIIAPYSLRGKKEGAYIAAPLDWSEVNDSLSVDQFTIENVLKRANSIGCPFHEYFSSPQDETLQTLIKGLTPT; encoded by the coding sequence ATGCTACCAACTTTACATAGTGAAATCCCTAAAGGTGCTGATTGGGTATATGAGACAAAATACGATGGATTCCGTGCCATTCTTACCATCACTAATCAAACTTTTGACATAATAAGCAGGAACGAAAAGCCTTTAAATCATACATTTCCAGAAATCTTAGCAGAAATCCAACAACTTCATCAAAAGTTAGAACCTTTTTTACCACTTACGCTTGATGGTGAAATTGTTTATCTGACTTCAAAACATTTTTCTGATTTTGAACAATTGCAGATTAGAGGGAGGTTAAAAAACAAAGAGAAAATAAGTGAGGCTGCAACCCAATTTCCTTGTAGATATTTAGCTTTTGATCTACTTGAATTTAACGGTAAATCTATACAAAATGAACCGTTAGTAACAAGAAAGGAGCAGCTTCAAAAGCTTTTCAAGGCATTGAACCTCAAACCGATCGTGGATCCCTCACTCTCCAATCTTTTACAGTATGTTCCATATACACCGCAATATACTGATTTATGGAAAGAAATGAGGCTTGATGATGGTGAAGGAATAATTGCAAAACAGTTAAAAAGCAAGTGGGAAAGTGGTGTCCGCACAAAACAATGGCTAAAGGTAAAAAATTATAAACATGCCAGTCTTTTTATTTCTGGTTATGATAAGCAAAATGGGTATTTTCATGTGGCTGTTTTAAAAAGTGAAGAAATTATTCAGGTTGGAGTTTTTTCTCACGGAATCTCTAGCGAAGAACGTGAAGCATTAATTAAGATTGTGAAGGAAAACAAACGCTCTGAAACACCAAGCTTTGTAGAGATTGATCCGGCTATTGTTGTTGAATTACAATTTTTATCTCTTTATAAGGAACAGTTGCGTGAGCCATCATTTAGTTCATTTCGATTTGATAAACACCCAGGAGAGTGCACATGGGATCAGCTTCTATTATCAACTGCACCTATTCATGAGGAAGTTATATTTACACACCCTGATAAACCACTTTGGGAAACAATGGACATAAAAAAAGAACAATTTTTAAGTTATCTTTATCAAATATCACCGCTTATGCTTCCTTTTTTAAAAAACCGTCTGTTAACCGTTATCCGCTTTCCACACGGGATGTTTGGTGAAGCTTTTTATCAAAAAAATCGACCAGATTATACGCCAAGCTTTATCAAAACAAAAAAGCATGAGGATATTGAATATATTATTTGCAATGATTTATCTACATTACTGTGGTTAGGCAATCAATTGGCATTTGAATATCATATCCCCTTTCAAACAATTGACACAGAATATCCAACAGAAATTGTATTTGATCTAGACCCACCTTCAAAGGAGTATTTTTCGCTTGCCATTAAAGCAGCAACAGAAATGAAAAAGATATTTGATCAATTTGGTTTAAAAACATTTCCTAAGCTTTCAGGTAACAAAGGATTACAAATTCATATCCCGCTATCAAAAAATTCGCTAAGTTATGATGAAACGAGAGTCTTTACTGCCTTCATTGCCGAGTTTTTAGTGACAAGCTTTCCAGATGATTTTACAATTGAACGCATGAAAAAAAATCGAGGTAATCGATTGTATGTCGATTATATTCAACACGCAGAGGGGAAAACAATTATTGCACCCTATTCCCTACGTGGCAAAAAAGAAGGAGCCTACATTGCCGCTCCATTAGATTGGTCAGAAGTAAACGACAGCCTTTCTGTAGATCAATTTACGATCGAAAATGTACTAAAGCGAGCTAATTCAATTGGATGTCCATTTCATGAATACTTTTCTTCCCCTCAAGATGAAACATTGCAAACATTAATAAAGGGTCTAACTCCAACTTAA
- a CDS encoding carbohydrate ABC transporter permease — protein sequence MNKKTNWPVTTLLIVGTLLILIPLYLTITIAFKTPQEMAGNLLALPKSWSFDNFTQAIEMTNFFSALGNTVFVTVFVVIFTVLTNSLVAYAIARNMHKKAYKFLFYYFVSAMFIPFPIIMLPIVKQTAAWGMDNLVGLIILYVVFNLSFNTFIYVGYIRSIPKELEEAAVIDGASTWGVFWRVIFPLLAPMNATVAIITCLGAWNDFMLPLVMLSDRDMATLPLVQYIFQSQFSTDYNLAFASYLMALAPMIIVYIFAQKWIISGVMKGSIK from the coding sequence ATCAACAAAAAAACAAACTGGCCTGTTACCACTCTCTTAATTGTCGGGACTTTACTAATTTTAATACCTTTGTATTTAACGATTACTATTGCTTTTAAAACACCACAAGAGATGGCAGGGAATTTACTAGCCCTTCCGAAATCATGGTCATTTGATAACTTTACACAAGCAATTGAAATGACAAATTTCTTTAGTGCTCTTGGAAACACAGTATTTGTTACTGTCTTTGTTGTCATTTTTACAGTACTTACAAATTCATTAGTGGCATATGCAATTGCTCGTAATATGCATAAAAAGGCATATAAATTCTTATTTTATTATTTTGTAAGTGCTATGTTTATTCCTTTCCCAATCATCATGTTACCAATTGTAAAACAAACGGCAGCTTGGGGAATGGATAATCTTGTTGGTCTAATTATTCTATATGTAGTGTTCAATCTATCATTTAATACATTTATTTATGTAGGGTATATTCGCTCTATTCCTAAAGAGTTAGAAGAAGCAGCTGTTATTGATGGTGCAAGCACATGGGGGGTATTCTGGAGAGTCATTTTCCCATTATTAGCACCTATGAATGCAACTGTCGCAATTATTACATGTTTAGGTGCTTGGAATGACTTTATGCTTCCACTCGTCATGCTGAGTGATCGAGACATGGCCACATTGCCATTAGTTCAATACATTTTCCAATCACAATTTAGTACAGACTATAACCTAGCCTTTGCTTCATATTTAATGGCCTTAGCACCAATGATTATCGTATACATCTTTGCACAAAAATGGATTATTAGTGGTGTTATGAAAGGCTCGATAAAATAA
- a CDS encoding glycoside hydrolase family 13 protein — protein sequence MNKTWWKESVIYQIYPRSFNDSNGDGIGDLKGITEKLDYLKDLGINVIWLSPVYQSPNDDNGYDISDYQDIMDEFGTMKDWEELLQEVHNRGMKLIMDLVVNHSSDEHAWFVESRKSKDNQYRDYYIWRPGIDGREPNNWESAFSGSTWQYDEATDEYFLHIFSKKQPDLNWENPKLRDEVYKMMTWWLDKGIDGFRMDVINFISKVPGLPDAPNPEGKKYASGGEYFMNGPRIHEFLHEMNKEVLSKYDIITVGEMPGASVEDAKLYTGHEREELNMVFTFEHMDLDSGPKGKWDLKKLNLLDLKENISKWQTGLNGVGWNSLYLNNHDQPRMVSRFGDDKEYRVESAKMLVTFLHMLQGTPYVYQGEEIGMTNVRFDSIDDYKDIEIINMYKEKVIEGKEDPAKVMESIYVKGRDNARTPFQWDDSENAGFTSGEPWIKVNPNYKEINAKQAVADQNSIFNYYKNIIQLRKNHPIIVYGDYELILPEHESIFAYTRSYENEKLLVITNFSGDATPFSLPGNVTISAPELLISNYDVPQNEDILSFKLRPYEARIYKSK from the coding sequence ATGAACAAAACATGGTGGAAAGAAAGTGTTATTTATCAAATTTATCCTAGAAGCTTTAATGATAGTAATGGTGATGGGATTGGTGATTTAAAGGGGATTACAGAAAAGCTTGATTACTTAAAGGATCTTGGAATTAATGTAATCTGGCTTTCTCCTGTTTATCAATCCCCAAATGATGATAATGGCTATGATATCAGTGACTATCAGGATATTATGGATGAGTTCGGTACAATGAAGGATTGGGAAGAACTATTACAGGAAGTTCATAACCGCGGAATGAAGCTTATTATGGATTTAGTTGTTAATCATTCTTCTGATGAGCATGCATGGTTTGTTGAATCAAGAAAATCTAAGGATAATCAATACCGTGACTACTATATTTGGCGCCCTGGTATAGACGGTCGTGAACCAAATAACTGGGAATCGGCATTTAGTGGTTCTACATGGCAATATGATGAAGCAACAGATGAGTATTTTTTACATATTTTTAGCAAAAAGCAACCTGATCTAAACTGGGAGAACCCAAAGCTTCGCGATGAAGTATACAAAATGATGACATGGTGGCTAGATAAAGGAATTGATGGCTTCCGAATGGATGTTATCAACTTCATTTCAAAGGTACCAGGGTTACCCGATGCACCTAACCCAGAAGGGAAGAAATATGCATCAGGTGGAGAATACTTTATGAATGGACCGCGTATTCATGAATTCTTGCATGAAATGAATAAGGAAGTTCTTTCAAAATATGACATCATCACAGTTGGTGAAATGCCAGGGGCCTCTGTTGAAGACGCAAAGCTTTATACTGGTCATGAACGCGAAGAATTAAACATGGTATTCACTTTTGAACATATGGACCTTGATTCAGGACCGAAAGGAAAATGGGATTTAAAGAAACTTAATTTACTTGATCTAAAGGAAAATATCTCAAAATGGCAAACCGGATTAAATGGAGTGGGCTGGAACAGCTTATACTTAAATAATCATGATCAGCCGCGAATGGTTTCACGCTTTGGGGATGATAAAGAATACCGTGTTGAATCAGCAAAAATGCTTGTTACGTTCCTTCATATGCTACAAGGTACTCCATATGTGTACCAAGGTGAAGAAATTGGAATGACGAATGTTCGCTTTGATTCGATTGATGACTATAAAGATATTGAAATTATTAATATGTATAAAGAAAAAGTTATTGAAGGCAAAGAAGATCCGGCAAAAGTAATGGAATCGATATATGTAAAAGGTCGAGATAATGCAAGAACACCATTCCAATGGGATGATAGTGAAAATGCAGGATTTACGAGTGGTGAGCCTTGGATTAAGGTAAATCCAAATTACAAAGAAATAAATGCAAAACAGGCTGTTGCGGATCAAAATTCTATCTTTAACTACTACAAGAACATCATTCAGCTAAGAAAAAATCACCCAATTATCGTTTATGGTGATTACGAGCTTATTTTACCAGAACATGAATCAATTTTTGCCTATACACGTTCATACGAAAATGAAAAGTTGTTGGTGATTACGAACTTTAGCGGTGATGCAACTCCATTTAGCCTACCTGGTAATGTGACAATCTCTGCTCCAGAACTTTTGATTAGCAATTATGATGTACCTCAAAATGAAGACATCCTTTCATTTAAATTACGTCCGTATGAAGCAAGGATTTATAAAAGCAAATAA